The Branchiostoma floridae strain S238N-H82 chromosome 18, Bfl_VNyyK, whole genome shotgun sequence DNA window agaaggcattaaGTGCAGACTATGGTTATCAGAAAGGAGGTACAAGAACAAGGGAGATGACCAGGAGCCGAGCAGTGAAAAACCCTGACCGCAACCAGAACCCCAGAGCCCAGTCCTTGTGTACATTCCCTACACTACACCAACAAGTAACCAGAAGAATACAAAGACAACTGTCAGTTGCCTGCTACAATACTAGGGGACTAGTGACAGCAATACCTTTTATCAGGAATCACTTAGCACATATAGACATAATAGCAATAACAGAGCACTGGCTCTTTGAAGAATCACTCCCAGAGTTGGACAGAGTTTTGGACAGCCACAGGGGCTGGGGCAGAGCTGACAGTAGACTACAAGATCATAAAGGAGGACACTGGAGGAGAGGTCAGGGTGGAGTGGCACTGTTATGGAAAGAATCAATAGATTATGCAGTTTGCAAATTGAATGATGGCAACGACAGAATCATAGGAGTGCGGATAGGGCTTTGTGACGGCCAAAAACTCTTTCTCTttgctgtctacatgccaaatGGAGGAATGCCAATTGAAGAATACAGAGAACAGCTGGAGGTGTTAAGggagttatatagaaagtatgAGAATGACGGGGAAGTAATGATTATTGGAGACTTTAATGCAGACCTTGGTGATCAAGGAGGGCCAAGGGGCAAAGATCAAATGTCAAAACTGGGGAAAGAACTAGCAGACATCATGGGTGAACTAGGCTTGCTATCTCTTAACCTAAGCAACTTGGGCACAGGGCCACTTCACACTTTCCAGGCCAATGGTGACAAGAATCTGTCAACTATAGACCATATTGTCATTCCCCACACATTAGCAGCGGAAGCAACCTCATGCAGAGTCTTAGAGAACAACGGAGACAACTTGTCAGACCACAACCCAGTCATAGCGACTTTCAACAACAAACCATCTGAGTGGAAAGAAGGGCAGTGTGAAGCAAAACTAGACTGGGAGAAGGTTGAAAGACAAGTAATTGAGGATACTTTTGGAAAAAGTGTGGAAAGGAAACTAGAAGCAACTAAAAGCCCCAGTGAAGTGACAATAGCTGCCATTGAAGAGGAAGTCGGTGTGTTAACTGAAGTGTTGACAAGCGCAGCAGTAGAGACAATACCAGTGAAGAGAACAAAAAAGCACCAGAAGCCTTATTGGTCAACAGACCTACGAGAAACACACCAGGAAGAGATAGAGGCCTGGCTCCTGTGGAAGGCAGCTGGAAAACCAAGGGAGAAGAACAACCAGCTGTTTAAGAATTACAAAGACAGTAAAAGCCGCTACCGAGCAGTTCTAAGACAGGCAAAACTCCTGCATAAAGAACAAGAGAATGAGAAACTAGCAGAGATAGCAGGAGCGGACGACAGGGGTTTTTCGaagaaaataagacaaagaaaaggaaaaatagaCAAACCACAAGCAGTGAAAGTGGGAGACCAACTCCTGACAGACCCAAGAGAGGTAAGAGAGGCATGGGCCACCCATTTTGAAGTGCTTGGAAATGAGCAGAAAGAGGAAAGTGCACTTTATGATGAAGTACATAAGGAATCAGTCATAGAGGAAGTAAGGAAAATGGAGAGGGAGAGTTATGATAACACTGAAGACATTCTAGAAGAACCATTCCTCCTGTCAGAAGTGGCCACTGTTTGCTGTCAGCTGAAGTGTGGTAAAGCTGGAGGGAATGATGGCCTGACATATGAACACATGAAGTATGGGGGCAAAGCACTGTGGAGCAGAATGACAGCACTGTTCAATGCAATGAGGGAACTAGAATACATTCCAATGGAATTTAAGAAGGGAATTAAGATCCCCTTACTAAAACAAGGCAAAACTAACAAAGCAGATTTCAACTCGCACAGAGGCATCACCCTCCTAAATGTGATGATGAAGATTTGGGAGAAAGTACTTTACAATAGATGGAAACCATGGTTACTGTCCAAGGGCCTACCACATGAGCTTCAAAACGGTGGTCAGGTGGGATGTAACAACATTACCACAGCCTAAATTGTGCGAGAAGTACTGACTCACTACAAGGAAAGAGGCAGTTTAGTTTACGGCTGTTTCCTCGACACGACTAAAGCATACGATACAGTGTGGATACCAGGGCTGTTGTACAAGATGTTTAAAGTGGGTGTGAATGGCAAAATGTGGAGGATGATCAAGCTGATGCACACTGAGAACTACTATTCTGTCAAGTTGAACGGGGAGAAGTCAAAAGAGTTCGTAACCACACGCGGAGTTAACCAAGGAGGCGTGTTATCACTCACGTGCTACCTCCTCTCAACTAACGATGTGCACGAGTTATTACAAGCCCAGGGTGGAGGGGCATCGGTGGGCGGTCTGAACTGTTGCTCACCGGCACTTGCGGACGACATATGCCTGCTTGCAGGCTCAAGATCAGCACTGAAGAAACTTATAGACACTATGTATATTTATGGTACAAAATGGAGATTTCAATTCGCACCAGAAAAGAGCAAATGCGTTGTGTTTGGCCGCAAGTCAGGAGGAAGGCCTACAGGAAGTTCAGATGGCTATTGGTGGATGGGTGAGACAGCCATACCAGAGGTGTCTTCAGTAACACATGTTGGAGTACAACATTCAGCGAACCTAACATCAGCAGCAGCGACAGACAGTGCCACCAAGAAAGGTAAAGGGAAGACCTGTGCAATCTTAGCTACGGGATTGGAAGGCAGGAAGCCTAACCCACTGGTCACAAGAAAACTTTACTACACTATAGTGATCCCCTCCATGCTACACGGGTGTGAGTTCTGGCAGCCATCCAATACTGATATGCAAAAACTTGAGCAGTGCCACAGATTCGCCGCgaagaaaatgcaggatatgCATTTCCAGACGGAGACAACAGCAACCCTCGCAGCAGTGGGGATGCCATCCCTTAGAGCAATTATTGACAAATACAAACTGAGGCTGTTTGGCAGGCTAACACAACTCCCTAACAATGTGCTGACAAAGAAAATATTCTTGTATAGACTCTACTCATTCCTATTGAGAAGAGAAAGAGGGATCAGCTCCCAAGGATTCATCAGTGACTGCTTCACAATTGCGCAGGAACATGGACTGAGTGAGTATCTTGAGCAGTTCGGAGTAACCCTGGAGTTCCCAGCAAACCGGTGGAAGCACATTGTGAAAGCAGCTGTGGgggaaaaagaggaagaaaagtGGGACGACAAAATAAGTGGAAGTACAACAAGGTTCCATAAGACACACACAACAATGTTGCAACCACATAAGTTATGGATGCATGCTAGCTAGGAAAAAACCTGCCTACAGAAGTGACCTACAAAAGTTGATACACCTCAGTACTGCACCGAGAACACAAAAAGCTTGCCCAGCATGTGATAACCCCACAGATGACCTAGTAAAGCACATGTTGACAGAATGCAGAACATTCCAGACGGTGAGGGAAGAAGTGACTGACCACCTTACTGACTTCCTTGGAATCAGAGTAGCAGTGGAAGTGCACCAGCAGGGAGACGAGAGACTGACTGGAGTTCTCCTTGGTGCACATATAGGAGAAGAGAACATTGAGACAGAACACTGGGAGGAGTTTATCCTGCTTGTGGCAAGAAAGCTAAGACCACTAGCAATAATGGCTCTTAAGCATATAACATGGAAATGAGTCAGGTCTTGGTTCCTATCCACTACGATGGCAGTAATTGGTTTAGAAACTGTGCAACCGATATACATACTGTGCAACTGATAGCTGACTGGTTTAAGTTAAGTCAAAGTGTTTACATTATGTACAGGACCGTATAACGGAAGCATAGGTATGAGTCATGTAAAGGTGTATTTGTAAAGTGTTGCTCATAGAAACTGCATGATGAAAGTTCAAGACCCGTGTGAGTCAAACCGAAGTATCGTTATACAAGTTTGCGTTCAGAGACTGTATTTCAGAAGTCTAAGACTAAGAGATGTAGATCATGACAAGTTGGTTTCTTTTTACCATGTACACAGTCATATGTATGACAATAGACagaactttttaaagtcaagCGGGACAAGGCGTAAATGAGTGTTGGTAGAATCTGTTTGTAccgtatttttatttttttatttattcacatatattttgcgagtatgaggcggaaagcacaaattgcttatattaagccttctactcaagaaacatacgcataaaacaagaatagtaaacgacattacatacataagtacaaaatggataacagaaaaataaatttaaacaagacaagttggtgctgaatcaattaggagaacctgcctgtacaatggatgtaggtaatgacaagatcaaaaatgttacagttctgttgatgtgagagacatgttgatcctgataacagtaaagtacataaagtagtgtcgttgaggtgctttaggtctactataatatttgagacagccgataacaaagaacttctttggctagtatagagtgtgcagtgtagtagataatgttcggttgtttcacaatgatagccgcatttacatgtaggataaccaatacaatggtgttgaaatagatggtagtttaaccctattcagaccgggggggggggggggcttttgaggcccgcgctaacttcgatgtcctataacgccagaacggcttacgctagagccaccaaatttgatgagttttcttaaaatattgttggcaacaattttacgaagtttgacaaatttttcattttttcttgttgccatggcaaccgtttgttgacaggcagttttgccaaaaatcactatttttggttctaactatgtatttttcacatttatttgctatattactgctattttgttacataaataaaatgttatattatttagcatatctttcataattatatatacataaattatgctaatttgatgacgtcataagcctaaaatctaagatggcggaccgtatgtcCAGatgagagaactggtttatttatttaaacacacaatgacatgtacaagattatagtccgaggactaaattgcctcgtacattctacaggagaggctggcgcttaggactaaaacaatggaatgtctTGCCTAAGTGGATTAATCTAAatatacttatcacaatttctactacacatttacaatttaaaagtgtggatcTGCACACCATCAGGTAgatatatatctatgtcaattataaaatcgatctcattctgaatgattaaaatgtgacacttcaaaGTCTAATGTGAGTTTAACAGATCGATACAATAAGGCAGCGTGGTATTCCTGAAACGCGATGTTCGGCACTTAAACTGGCTGAAGTTGTCGGAATTTCTTAGGTCCCTaccatgtgcctcagagcggcgtggtggtAGCCAGCAGTTGAAAACCTCAGAATGAACAATAGATCTGGCATACTTCAGACAGAGAGCTTTACgccttacatgcagaggttctagTTTACAAATCAGTAGTGCTGAACTGTAGGAACTGAAAGAGCGACCAAGAATGATCTTACAGGCCCTGGCTTGGACACGCTCAATCATACATGACAGTTCTACTGTAAGCCCAGGGTGCCAAACCTGGCAGGCGTATTCCAGGGTGGGGCGGACAAACcctatgtacacaagtactaAGTCGCTAGTGCTCAGACcgtgtttcttcaaacacctaATCATGTATAGACGGCGGTTAGCTTTGCCCACAATCATTATCACATGTGCAGTCCACTTCAAGTTTGCTTGTAATATTACACCAAGGACCTTGGCCTTGTGCACAACTTCAAGTTCAGATGCACCAACAAACAGTCTGGGAATTTCGGGTGTTTTTCGCAAGAAGCatatgaacatcaccatgcatttAGTTGGGTTGAGCTGCATATAGTTTTTGTCAGTCCAGCTGACTAGGTTGTCTAGGTCGGTTTGTACATTCGACGGGTGTGACGCTAGTCTGGCCTCTGCAAGAGACATATCGTCAACATATTTCCAGGCCTCTGCTGAAGTGTCATCTTGGGGGGCTGCATCGTTTATGAGGGCAAGGAAGACCAGGGGACCAAGCTTTGTGCCCTGGGGTACTCCACAGGTGAGCGTTTCCCACTCTGAATGTATACCTTTGTATGTGACACGTTGCTGCCGGTGCGAGAGGAAGTTGCAGACCCAAGGGAGGATGGACCGGCGTACACCAAGTTCAAGGAGTTTGTTCATTGCCGTCAGGTGATGTACTCGATCAAAAGCACGCGTGAAGTCCGTAAGTACCAAGGTACTAACATGTCCGGGTTTGTCAGTAGCACAGGCAAGGCTGTGAACGAGGCTAGTAAGGCAATGTGTCGTGGACCTTCCCCGAAGTGAGCCGAACTGCCGGTTGTCAATGTTAGGTAGAATGTCCTGTAAACACCATCTGGTCACAAACCCTTCACATATCTTAGCAAAGATGGAAGTTAACGAGATCGGCCGTAATTTGTCAAGGCGTGGTGGGTTCTCTTTCGGAACAGGAACAACGTTGGCTTTCTTCCATATGGAGGGCACCGATCCTTCAGCAAGAGAGGTGTTGAAGATGTCAGTCATAGGCGAGCTCAACTCAAACGCAAATTCCCGCACTAGTCTGGGAGAGATGTTATCAACGCCGGCAGCCTTTCCTACCTTCACTTTCCggagttagaatacacttagaatccactgtgaatgccattcgatatttctccacttcgaatgcacctcttgacatgtcaaaaactttcgagccagcctaaagaacggggacgaatatctggaatgcagtaagaatgtttagaatacagtatgAATTGCcaagaattgccacgaatagaaaagaattttcattccgacggcattccggctcattcgtgttctcgtgtgaagggggctttagcatgaactgactcctctggccaatttcccgattttttgggccgaattctacgatccccgcacccccgtaggaaggcctgatggaggctacAGAAACAGTACGCTGGTGATTGTCCGTTTGTCCAATCCTTTT harbors:
- the LOC118406010 gene encoding uncharacterized protein LOC118406010, whose protein sequence is MPNGGMPIEEYREQLEVLRELYRKYENDGEVMIIGDFNADLGDQGGPRGKDQMSKLGKELADIMGELGLLSLNLSNLGTGPLHTFQANGDKNLSTIDHIVIPHTLAAEATSCRVLENNGDNLSDHNPVIATFNNKPSEWKEGQCEAKLDWEKVERQVIEDTFGKSVERKLEATKSPSEVTIAAIEEEVGVLTEVLTSAAVETIPVKRTKKHQKPYWSTDLRETHQEEIEAWLLWKAAGKPREKNNQLFKNYKDSKSRYRAVLRQAKLLHKEQENEKLAEIAGADDRGFSKKIRQRKGKIDKPQAVKVGDQLLTDPREVREAWATHFEVLGNEQKEESALYDEVHKESVIEEVRKMERESYDNTEDILEEPFLLSEVATVCCQLKCGKAGGNDGLTYEHMKYGGKALWSRMTALFNAMRELEYIPMEFKKGIKIPLLKQGKTNKADFNSHRGITLLNVMMKIWEKVLYNRWKPWLLSKGLPHELQNGGQVGCNNITTA